A single genomic interval of Anopheles marshallii chromosome 2, idAnoMarsDA_429_01, whole genome shotgun sequence harbors:
- the LOC128719807 gene encoding uncharacterized protein LOC128719807 — translation MGVNDSENRKDSITSSTSSSHLDLDLLQRLFVKFEPDLIIDSYEEAHGSGRGDNYTAALFRIALKGHTEPAGSSKKLKWEKSIICKRLPDCKIKREAFKSEALFRNEVVFYNTIMPEYIDFQRRQLDAVVGPAVGTNGKEPNSAVLDGNGIFQAIPQCYLARDDLLVLEDLRVRSFTMPDRQAGLGPKQLEAVLVELAQFHAVSLAYKQRHPTEFQKLINSLEEGIFSQANAEWYRKYYDVLTRNAIQMVRQTVPEKKEHLAKLEGFLSNCFGHLVDLVNRQSELSVICHGDCWTNNILFRYADDGAIAETCLVDFQLIRHGSLALDLAYLIYCCTDGSLRKKNLQHWLQTYHHQLVRSLRLLVGDLFDNVFGSEKRLWELINDEFKVCARFGLGTAMDMLPISTCSSEEAPDLYTSDTDTAATPPELNVPPNELCRQKMTMLVLELIDGGML, via the exons ATGGGAGTGAACGATAGTGAAAATCGCAAAGATTCGATTACATCATCCACGTCCTCGTCACATCTGGATCTGGACTTGTTACAGCGGTTGTTTGTGAAATTTGAACCGGACTTAATAATCGACTCATATGAG GAAGCACACGGATCCGGACGTGGTGACAACTACACGGCTGCATTATTTCGCATTGCACTGAAAGGCCATACAGAACCTGCAGGTAGCTCGAAAAAgttaaaatgggaaaagagCATTATCTGCAAACGTCTACCAGATTGCAAGATCAAGCGGGAAGCGTTCAAAAGCGAAGCACTATTCCGCAATGAGGTTGTCTTCTACAACACCATCATGCCCGAGTACATCGATTTTCAGCGACGTCAGTTGGACGCGGTGGTTGGTCCCGCGGTAGGAACGAATGGCAAAGAACCGAATAGCGCCGTGTTGGATGGGAACGGCATCTTCCAGGCAATCCCACAATGCTACTTAGCGCGGGACGATTTGCTCGTGCTTGAGGACTTGCGAGTACGTTCTTTTACGATGCCCGATCGCCAAGCTGGATTGGGACCGAAGCAGCTGGAAGCAGTGTTGGTAGAGTTGGCACAGTTCCACGCAGTCAGTCTCGCCTACAAACAGCGCCATCCGACGGAATTCCAAAAGCTTATTAATTCCTTGGAAGAGGGTATTTTCTCGCAGGCTAATGCGGAATGGTATCGCAAATATTATGACGTTCTGACGCGCAATGCAATTCAGATGGTACGACAAACTGTgccggaaaaaaaggaacacctGGCAAAGTTGGAAGGATTTCTGAGCAACTGTTTCGGACATCTAGTGGATTTAGTAAACCGTCAGAGTGAGCTTTCGGTCATTTGCCATGGTGATTGCTGGACAAATAATATTCTTTTCCGatatgctgatgatggtgcaaTAGCAGAG aCATGCTTAGTGGACTTTCAGCTTATTCGTCATGGTTCGCTGGCCCTCGATCTAGCTTATTTAATCTATTGTTGCACAGACGGCTCCCTGCGCAAGAAGAATCTGCAACACTGGCTTCAGACATACCACCACCAGCTAGTACGATCTCTTCGGCTACTCGTGGGTGATTTATTTGACAATGTGTTTGGCTCGGAAAAGCGGCTGTGGGAACTGATCAACGACGAGTTCAAGGTATGTGCCCGCTTTGGACTTGGTACGGCGATGGACATGCTTCCAATCAGCACTTGTTCCTCGGAGGAAGCACCTGATCTTTATACAAGCGATACGGATACCGCAGCAACGCCTCCTGAACTGAACGTTCCGCCAAATGAACTATGTCGACAGAAGATGACCATGCTGGTGCTGGAACTGATTGATGGAGGAATGCTCTAA